CGTCTATGGCAGCAGAGAGCACTTCGATCGTCAGGGCGCGCTCGACACTGGCGCCGACGTCGAGAAACCACAGAATTAGGTACATCTCCAGCACGCCGCAGGTCCATCCGACAAAGAAACAACCCGCGGAGCGAACAAAGGCGCGACTCGACTTGCCGTGGAAGCGCGCGATCTCGGCGTCGAGACGCTCGAAGCTTCTCAGCAGGTGCGGTCCACGCTCCGGCAATCCCAGCCGGTGCGCCGCTCGCAATAGCGGCGCGAACATCCCCCGGCGCTGCGCCCAGATCAACGCTGCCGCCGCGGCCGAGAAGAGCGCCAGACCGATGAGCATGCCCCGGCGGACCCCCGACGGCAGCGGCGCCTCGTCGAGCACCAGTAGCAGTCCGACCACGATGAAACCGATCTGTCCCACCGCCTGCGTCAGCTTGGCCACCGCCACCGACGCGACCAGCGAAGTCATCGGGGCCGCGTCCCGCAGGAGCCGCGTGCGCACGAACTCGCCGCCGAGCGTCGCCGTCGGCGTCGTGTAGTTCACCCCGTCGCCGGCAATGCGCGCCGCAACGAATCGCCGGAACGGGATCCGCGGCCGGGGCTCGGGAAAGGCGAAAAACCAACCGAACGTGTTGGCCGTAATGGCCAGCGACTCCTGCGCGATGATGAGGAGAATTCCCCAGCCCACGAGCCGCAGGTTGGCGAGTACCGAGGCGGCACCGAGCTGGTAGACCAGGAAGACGAATAGTCCGATGCCGGCCGCCAGCAAGAGGCGCTCGATGTTGCGCAACGGCCCACTCGGCCGACCCGCGCCCGCGCCCGCATCGATCGGCTCTGCCTCGCTTGCCGCCCTCTGCGGTCGTTCCGGGACCTCTTCGGCGGCGGGGATCACAATCCACCAGTACGCGACGACGACGAGAGCCGCAAACGCATACGACCCCACCGCGGCTCCCCAGACGAACCACGCCAAACGGTCAACCACGGCGAAGAGCACCAGCAGATAGGCGAAGTCGCGACCCATCACCGCCTCGATCGCCCGCAGCAGCCAACGCCGCTTCCGGTGCCTCGGCAGGTCGCACGGAACGCGCGTCAACGCCTCGATGCCGGGGAGATATCGGTACGCGACGAGGCCGTTGACGGCGAACCCGCCGAGCAGCAACGCCAATAACCATCCGAACGGAGCCTCGGCATCGCGGCGGTAGAGACCAATCCCGAGACCGACAAAGATAGCGGCGTGTACGATGTTGTCGTTGAGGATGTCGAAACGCCGCCCCGCATCGGAGTCCTGAAAGCGTAATCGTGCCACCTCCCCGTCGCAGCCGTCGACCATGGTCGAGAACAGGAACAGGAGCGTGCCGGCCAGCCCTGTCCAATAGGTTCCCGCCCCGAGAAAGACCGCTCCCAACAGGCCGACGGCCGTTGCCAGCACGGTCACCTGATTGGGCGTGAACTCGGTGTGTCGGACCAACCAGCGGCTGATCGGCGTCGAGATGCGACGGTCGAGGAGTCGCGCCAACGGTCCGTCGGTTGCAGCACGTTCTTGACGCAGTTGTTCCGCAAGCGCCGTCTCCGCCGCCTTGACCTGTGCCTCGTCGGCCACGCGCCAGCAGAAGACGCCGTCGCCCGGGGTCGACCGCCATGCACCCTTCGCGTTCAGAAAGGCGTCAAGCGCAGGTCCGACATCGGCTGCCGTTTCGTAAAGGCCGGAAGCGCGCAGGTCCGCCGCCCGAATCAGCGCGACGCCGGCACCGGTGCCGGCGAACTGCAACGGTGTGCCGTCTAGCTGCGCGTCCGCAAGGCGTTCGAAAGTCGCCTGGGTCACCACGCAGTCGGCCGGAACGACGACGACGCGCTCATCGTCGTCGGACGAGCAGGCGC
The window above is part of the Candidatus Binatia bacterium genome. Proteins encoded here:
- a CDS encoding lysylphosphatidylglycerol synthase domain-containing protein; translation: MSTLLVLPPTAASFLRVAGLPILLRAVLAGQRAGFARIVIADGPHTQRVQALFDADPRTRAVEIGRACSSDDDERVVVVPADCVVTQATFERLADAQLDGTPLQFAGTGAGVALIRAADLRASGLYETAADVGPALDAFLNAKGAWRSTPGDGVFCWRVADEAQVKAAETALAEQLRQERAATDGPLARLLDRRISTPISRWLVRHTEFTPNQVTVLATAVGLLGAVFLGAGTYWTGLAGTLLFLFSTMVDGCDGEVARLRFQDSDAGRRFDILNDNIVHAAIFVGLGIGLYRRDAEAPFGWLLALLLGGFAVNGLVAYRYLPGIEALTRVPCDLPRHRKRRWLLRAIEAVMGRDFAYLLVLFAVVDRLAWFVWGAAVGSYAFAALVVVAYWWIVIPAAEEVPERPQRAASEAEPIDAGAGAGRPSGPLRNIERLLLAAGIGLFVFLVYQLGAASVLANLRLVGWGILLIIAQESLAITANTFGWFFAFPEPRPRIPFRRFVAARIAGDGVNYTTPTATLGGEFVRTRLLRDAAPMTSLVASVAVAKLTQAVGQIGFIVVGLLLVLDEAPLPSGVRRGMLIGLALFSAAAAALIWAQRRGMFAPLLRAAHRLGLPERGPHLLRSFERLDAEIARFHGKSSRAFVRSAGCFFVGWTCGVLEMYLILWFLDVGASVERALTIEVLSAAIDGLLFFVPVKAGTQEGGKVLIFTVLGLGPAKGLAAGIVRRIRELTWAFIGLIILWRQQGLLRALSAASSSPPSGALSR